In the Alistipes provencensis genome, CTGGTCGAGATGACGTACCAAAAGGTACTGCGTATCGGTGATGCCCATCTTCTGCATGTACTCCTTTGCGATCTGCGTCATCAGGGCATCGGTCATGCGCGGGGCGTCCTTGGGTGAAAAAGAGAGGGAGATATGCCCGACGGTATTTTTCAGCCGCGGGTTGAGCATGGTCTGGTCTTTGAAATCCTGCACCATGTCCTTTACTTCCGGAGGCATAATGCCTTCGGCTTCCAGTATCCGGGATTCCTCTTTCATTACATAGCCTACCGTTCCCGAAAAGGACGAAGCGGATATGACTTTACCGACCATCGCCTATCTGTTTCAGGAGTTTTTCGATGGCCGTGACGATTGCCGCATGCCGGACTCTGACAGCCGCCAGACCTTTGGCGTTGGCCAGTCGGGTTAGCTGGTTCAGGTTCCGGGCGATGCCCTTGAGCTGGGCCATGAAATCCAACTGTTCGCGGGTGATCCGCGCTCTCACCGTTCCGTGGTCGATCAACTGGCGCAGCACTTCGGCAGGCGGTTGCCCGGCCTCGCGGCAGAGGGCTGAAAAGCGGAGTTTCCGTTCGGGACTGAGCCGCGTGCTGACGACGTATTTGCGGATGCGGCCGATACCGACTTTCGGGCGCCCGCCCTGTTTGCTATATGTTTTCTTCGGTGTTTCCATGATAAGTGGTTTGTTGGCATTTTTATTCAGACCAGCGGGATTTTACGCCGGCCAGCGGGGAAGGCGCAGTTTTCGTCTACGAAAACACAACCTTGCCTTCCCTTTGCTGGTAAGATAAAGACGCGACGCCATGCCCTTTACGTTCGAGTCGATTCTGTCCCGAATCTTTGGTGGCGGAACAGAGCGGATGGACGGACGAGACAGAGAAATGCAGGAACGCTCCGGAGCGTTTCGACGGACGCCGAAGATCGGGCGGTCGAACAGACCGGGAGGGGCGGATGCCGTAAAAGACTGTTCGGCGACAGTGGGTCGCAGCGGGCGGGAGAGGCCCGGAGAGGACGAGTGCGTACAAAGGTCATAATGCGAAGTTTGGGGTTTCGGGCAAATATACAGCGGCCCTCACAAAGCATTGCAAAACGTGATGCTTATGCGTTATCTTACTGTCTATTACCATCGTTGCGGCAGGGGCAAAGAAGCCGGACTGCAATCGGATCGAATTTATGTCCTTACCCGTTTTGAGAATAAATACAGAAATATTTATTCATCGGATTATTTCCGGCGATAAGTAGTCGTTTACCGTGCTTACATACCAACGAACGAATAAACCCGGATCGGTATTAGGATAAGGCGCGGCCAAAAGGCGACCGCCGCAGACAAAGCATACCCAGATTCGGACAATAGGGAAAACACCTTTTCTTGAGGTATATCTTGCAACTGCAAGCAGCCGGTGTAACGGTAAAAGTGCATGTGTTGCGGACTGGAGCGGACTGGGACGGTCATGACAACCATTTCCCGGAAGATGATACTATCTTGCAGTCATGTCGGTAAAAATGAAAGGAATAGAAAAAGTCAGGCTGATAGAAGAGGTTGTCTGTGGTGATCGGAATTTATATCGGAATGGTGTCCTCGCATTGCGAAGCCAACTGATGCCAACGCCTGCCACAGGCCGATGAACCCGAAACATTCCGCAGGCAGCACCCGTTGCTTTCCTGCAATCCGTTCTGAAACAAATATGACCGAAAGGTACGACCTGAAATCCGAGTGCGGGAAAGTCCCGCGCAATATATGTTTAACTTTCAAATTTTTGCTTTATGCCCGTATTGTGTATCGACGAGCAGGTATGGACTTCGCTCGTCGGAAAGTTGAAAGCCTTGAGCGAGCAGGCACGGCGTGTACAGACGCAGTTCAACCCCAAGACCTCCGACGGCTGAATGGACAGCCAAGAGGTATGTCAGTTGCTGAACATTACCAAACGCACGCTGCAAAGCTACCGCGATAAGGGCGTAATAGCCTTTTCATCCGTCGGCGGAAAGTTCTATTACCGACAAAAAGACATCGACGAATATTTGCAGGCACGAACGAAACGAAAGGAGGTAAGGTAATGGCATTGGATTATCTGACGGCGGACACCCAAGAGGTGAAAGACGTCTTGGCCTGTATCGCCGACGCGGAGCGGGCCTTGCAGGCCGCGGAACGGAATTACCGTCCGGTGATCTGCGGGGAGCGCTATATGACGGGCGACGAGGTTTGCGAATATCTGCATATTTCGCCCCGGACGCTGCAGACTCTACGCGATATGCGGAGAATACCCTTCACATCCGTCGGGGAACGGTTGATTATTTATCCCGAAAGCGGAATACAAGGGGTATTACAAGAAAATTGCAAAGCTGCACAAACCCTCTGATAATAAAGGATGCCTAATAATTTTAGGCATCCTTGTTTTACCCCCCCCCGCCAATAACCGGAGGCTTTCCGACGCTTAGAGTCTTTTATCTCTGTAAAATAAGGTAAACGAATATTTTTTTACGATATGCAAACCGTAATGCGGATTATTGAGCCATGCTGAATTTATCAGCGATCTTATCCGTCAGTGCATCCATATCCCGACCGATTTTATCGTTGGTGATTTTGGCGTAAACTTGTGTCGTGGTGATATGCTTATGCCCTAACATCTTGCTGACCGTTTCCAACGGTACGCCCTGCGTCAACGTGACCGTCGTGGCGAAGGTATGGCGCCCCGTATGCGTCGTAGGATTGAAAGAAAGTCCGGCTGTCGGGCTACATGGCGTAACGACATATTCATCGAATTATCGTCCTTGACCGGAAACACCTTATCGTCCGGCAACTGCAAGCGACTGTACTGCTCTACGAGTTGTTTTGCAACGGGCAGCAGCTTTACCCGGAACTGCGTGCCTGTCTTCTGGCGTTTGTCGATGATCCACATGTCACCCCTCCGTGTGTATATCTTCGCGGGAGAGTTTCTTTACGTCGGCATAACATAGTCCCGTAAAGCAGCAGAACACGAAGATATCCCGGACAATGGCCGTTTTGTAATTGGGCAAGCGGACATTCATCACGGCCTGCAGTTCCGATTCGGACAGAAAACGGCGGTCGCGGTACGTTACCGAGATACGGAAGCCGGAAAATGGGTCGGTAGTGATCCAACCGTTCTTGAAGGCCGTGTAGGTCATCAGTTTCAGTTTCTTGACCGGCGTGTGGATACTGCCCGGAAGCATTCCCCGCACCGTCGAAAGATAAACGACGTATCTTTCGATAAATTCCCGCTTCAACTCTTTGAACGGAATATCCTCGATCTTATATTCGTAACGCAAGAAGGCCGC is a window encoding:
- a CDS encoding MobC family plasmid mobilization relaxosome protein, with product METPKKTYSKQGGRPKVGIGRIRKYVVSTRLSPERKLRFSALCREAGQPPAEVLRQLIDHGTVRARITREQLDFMAQLKGIARNLNQLTRLANAKGLAAVRVRHAAIVTAIEKLLKQIGDGR
- a CDS encoding helix-turn-helix domain-containing protein translates to MDSQEVCQLLNITKRTLQSYRDKGVIAFSSVGGKFYYRQKDIDEYLQARTKRKEVR
- a CDS encoding helix-turn-helix domain-containing protein, which codes for MALDYLTADTQEVKDVLACIADAERALQAAERNYRPVICGERYMTGDEVCEYLHISPRTLQTLRDMRRIPFTSVGERLIIYPESGIQGVLQENCKAAQTL